GTTTTAGAGACTTAGGAACAGAAACTGACGCAGATGCCACATATGGATATGACATTACAGCAGGTCGTCAAGATTTAACTAACGTGGACACCACAACAGCTGGATTTCACCAAGAAACCCTTATTCCATTAAGCTCTGAAACTCACTCAGGTGAAGATATTAGCCTACATGCTCAAGGTCCAGGAGCACAATTAGCTCAAGGGGTGATCGAACAAAGTGTCGTGTTCCACCTTATCAATCAATCATTAGATCTAATTAAACAATAGTCAGGAGTTAGACATGAAAATTTTACGATTAAGTGCGATAGCTATCGCAATTTTAGGTCTTTCTGGCTGTATATCAGATGGTGATGATGGAGCTAAAGGTGCAACTGGATCTCCCGGAATAGATGGAACAAACGGTACTAATGGAACCAATGGTACTGATGGAACTGATGGAACTAATGGAACCGACGGTACCAATGGAACTGATGGTTCGAATGGCTTCAATAGTTTAATTGCACAAATTAACTTACCTATAGGTGACACAAATTGTCCAAACAGTGGTGTACAAATTAACTCTGGTTTAGACATTGATAACAGTGGTGTCTTGGATGACACAGAAGTCACTGCCTCTGAGTATGTCTGTACTGCTGGCAACACTAATGTAGCTTCAAGTGAACTCCTTACCAGTTTAAATAATGACTGGTATATTGAAGCTGAACAAGAAGTGAACCAAGCAAAACAACTTTGGTTGAATACCACAGGTGTGACTGTCGCTACTCAAAGTACCAATAGCAAATCTACTAAAGCTAAAACTTTAACGGATCTTAAAGGTAAAGCTAAAAACGTTATTATATTCGTTGGCGACGGTATGGGTGTTTCTACCATTACTGCATCACGTATTCTTGAAGGCCAATTAGAAGGTAAATTAGGTGAAGAAAATCAGCTTAGTTTTGATAAATTCCCTTTTGCTGGATTAGCTAAAACCTATAACGTCGATGCTCAAACCCCTGACTCTGCAGGTACCATGACAGCCATGATCAGTGGTGTGAAAACAGACGTAGGTGTAATTGGTGTTGATGCAGATATTGAACGTGGTGATTGCTCAACAGTGGCAGGAAACGAGTTATTAACTGCAGTGGAACTTGCTGAAATAGCCGGTAAATCAACAGGTATCATCTCTACAGCACGCATCACTCACGCTACACCAGCGGCGACTTATGCCAAATCAGCGGATAGAAACTGGGAAGATATTTCTGATATGCCTGAAGCGGCCGTGACAGCTGGTTGTAAAGACATTGCCGATCAACTAGTGAATTTTGAAACAAACCTTGAAACTACTGTTGGCGGAATCGATGTTGACGGCATGGAAGTGGTATTTGGCGGTGGACGTCGTCACTTTTTACCTAAAGACGTAGCATTTAACAGCACAGATGCTCACAGCCCTGTTGAAGGTGATCGTACTGACGGTCGAGACTTAACTGCAGAATGGCAAGCAAAATACACCACTGGCACTTATGTGATGGATCAAACTGGTTTTGATGCCATAGACACAGAAAATACCACCCAAGTGCTAGGTTTATTTAATGAATCACACATGCAATATGAAGCAGATCGTGCAAACGATGTTGCCGGTGAACCGTCACTGAGTGAAATGACAGAAAAAGCTATCGGTATTCTAGATAACAATGCTGAAGGTTTCTTCTTAATGGTTGAATCAGGTCGAATAGATCATGCTCACCATGCAGGCAGCGCCTATGGTGCTTTAACCGACACTATAGAACTTTCTAATGCTGTTGCTAAAGCGGTAGCAATGACTGATATGTCGGATACCTTAATCATAGTCACTGCGGATCACGGTCATGTATTTACCATAGCCGGTTATCCAAAACGCGGTAACCCTATATTAGGTAAAGTGGTCAATGTTGGAGCAACCGAGCCTGCTACTGCAGCCGATGGCACACCATACACCACGCTAGGTTATACCAATGGATTAGGTTTCCGTGACTTAGGCACAGAAACCGATGCAGACGTAGCCTATAGCACAGCTATAGATGCAGGTAGAAAAGACCTAACAAGTGTCGATACCACTACAGCTGGGTTCCACCAAGAAGCGTTAATCCCAATGGGTTCTGAGTCTCACTCAGGGGAAGACGTAGGTGTATTTGCTTCTGGTCCAGCAGCGTTTTTAGTGAATGGTACACAAGAACAAAGCATGATTTTCCATATCATGGACTTTGCTGCCAATTTAACTGAAAAAGCCAATGCTGCTAAACAATAATCACTAGCAGTTTGTACAACAAACATGGTGCATGTTCGTGCACCATGTTTTTCTATTTGTAAATAAGGAATTTCCTTTGCTAAAAACAACACTATTAATACTCACATTAACTGGCGTATCCACTCAAGCTTTTGGGCAAAACGACTGTCATCAAGATTCATATTTACAAGCTAAATATCAAATCGATATTAAACGCAAAGATCAAGCAAGCAAAACCACTGAACTTATTCTATGGCGAAAAAAAAATACGGTTGCACATCAGTATCCTTCCACTCTTGTTTCTGAAATGTGGCAACTTGTCCCCAATAGTAAAAAGCAACTAATCAAACCCACTCGTTTTTTTGAAGCTCACAAAAGAGCCATCGAATACCAGCCAGGTGAAACTGTACATGGTAAAAAAGAAACCGATTGGTCCTATCGGTTGCAACTTATATCCGATACATTTTTAAACACCATGACACTCACTAATCAATTAGATAAAGGCTGCGACTCGATTGATTATTTATCTAAAAAAGATACAGATTCTGAAATTACTATCGAATGGTTACCAGAACGAAAATTAGTTAAATCATTTACTTTAGTATCTGATCATCATCAAGAAAAATGGCAACTGGTTAAACTAACAGAGCAAGCAAAAATAATTCAATCCTATTTTACTGCTCTAGATAAGTACCAAACTACAGACTTTGCCGATATTGGTGATGACCATACCGATCCTTTTTTAACGAACATGGTGACACTAGGTTTTATTGAACCTGGAGCAAGCGGCTTTTACGATGATAAAGGTAAAGCACTGTCAGGCGGGCACCACCACTAATCATCTGCCTACCCTAATCAAAATTACTCATTTAAGTTTGGTTTTTTACACTCAGTAGATAAAAATCATGCTGAGTGAGTAATTTGAATACTTAATTTTACTTTGAAAATTAACCTATATAAACGTACACTTTGTTCTCGTTACAAATGAATTTTGGGTTAATGTGTTAAAAATAATATTATGTATGTTTATCATTACTAAAAGCATACTATCATTTGTTACTGCTGAAGAAGTCCAATGGAGTGCTTTTGGTACCCTAGGACTCACCCTCGCCGATTCAAATCAATTAGGCTATCGCAATAATATTAACTCCGACAATGGTGTATTTGCAGGTGATCTTGATTTTCAATCAAACTCGTTGTTGGGTGGACAAGTCGATGTATCCATAAACAGAGAGTTAGAGTTTCTTGGCCAAGTCGTATTAAAAGATATGAATGATGCGACTGCTAGCGACTTCATCACTATGGCATTTTTCAAATATTCACCTTCTGCAAAATGGTCAGTTAGATTAGGTAGATTGATTCCTGATCTATTTAAAATAACAGAATATCGAAATATCAATGTTGCTTATACTTGGACCAACGTGCCAACTGAGGTTTATGCCTTAAGTCCGTTTGAACACTTAGATGGTGGCGATATTACATACAAAACACGTTTTAATTCAGGCACTCTCAAGTACAAATTTTTCCTCGGGAAAAGTCAATCAGTTGTGCATGCATTCGGTGATAATCAACATTTCGATTTATCGAGTATGCTTGGCGCCTCAATCTCTTACGATCAATTTGATTGGAATATCCAAGGGAGATATACAAAAATAACCTTCGATAACAATGCTGATGCTATTCGCCTTCTCAGTGAACAAATTGAACTGGTCCCTGAATACCTATGGCCTAACCGCCTAGATTTTAGTCATTCATTAAACTTGAAAGATAGCATCGCAAAATACTACTCTTTCAGCGGCCAAAAGGAATGGCAAAACTGGTTATTTAGTTTTGAAGTAGGCAGGATTGTCACTGAGGCAACTTCTGAACTTCCTGTCGATAGTGGTTATTTTAGCGCAAGTTATCGTCATGGAGCGAATACCTATTACGGTTTATATTCTCAATCCTCCGCTGATAATTATATATTTGACGAACCAATAGATACACAATATTTTCCCGAGTTGATTAAATACATAGAGGATTCAAAAAACTTTTATAGTACAAATCAGACAACCTACTCAATTGGTTGGCGGCGTGATATCAGCACCAATCTAACATCAAAATTTCAACTTAATGTCACCAATGTAGATGAAAATGGAGCGACTCTTTGGCTAAGGGAGCAGGGTAATGATACAGGCCGAACAGTCACTAGTGTCATGTTTACCCTGAGCTTTGCATTATGATTCGGTTTATACTGATTATCTCTTTATTATTTTGTTGTCATTTAGCGCAGTCTGCTGAAGAATTAGTGGTAGTAGTGAATAAAAATAATCCGACTGATAAATTAACTAAGTCAGAAGTGATTGACATTTTCATGGGTAAATATATTGCCTATCCCAATGGGGATTCTGCAAGTCCATTAGAGTTAGAAGATAACAATAGAATTAAAGAAATTTTTTATCAAAATTTAATTGGCCGTTCTTTAGCCAGTGTAAACTCATATTGGGCAAGACTTAAATTTACCGGACACGCAAGAACAGCAGATATTGTGACAAGTGAAGAAAATGTGGTAGCGTTGATT
The sequence above is a segment of the Paraglaciecola sp. L3A3 genome. Coding sequences within it:
- a CDS encoding alkaline phosphatase; protein product: MKILRLSAIAIAILGLSGCISDGDDGAKGATGSPGIDGTNGTNGTNGTDGTDGTNGTDGTNGTDGSNGFNSLIAQINLPIGDTNCPNSGVQINSGLDIDNSGVLDDTEVTASEYVCTAGNTNVASSELLTSLNNDWYIEAEQEVNQAKQLWLNTTGVTVATQSTNSKSTKAKTLTDLKGKAKNVIIFVGDGMGVSTITASRILEGQLEGKLGEENQLSFDKFPFAGLAKTYNVDAQTPDSAGTMTAMISGVKTDVGVIGVDADIERGDCSTVAGNELLTAVELAEIAGKSTGIISTARITHATPAATYAKSADRNWEDISDMPEAAVTAGCKDIADQLVNFETNLETTVGGIDVDGMEVVFGGGRRHFLPKDVAFNSTDAHSPVEGDRTDGRDLTAEWQAKYTTGTYVMDQTGFDAIDTENTTQVLGLFNESHMQYEADRANDVAGEPSLSEMTEKAIGILDNNAEGFFLMVESGRIDHAHHAGSAYGALTDTIELSNAVAKAVAMTDMSDTLIIVTADHGHVFTIAGYPKRGNPILGKVVNVGATEPATAADGTPYTTLGYTNGLGFRDLGTETDADVAYSTAIDAGRKDLTSVDTTTAGFHQEALIPMGSESHSGEDVGVFASGPAAFLVNGTQEQSMIFHIMDFAANLTEKANAAKQ
- a CDS encoding DUF4840 domain-containing protein — its product is MLKTTLLILTLTGVSTQAFGQNDCHQDSYLQAKYQIDIKRKDQASKTTELILWRKKNTVAHQYPSTLVSEMWQLVPNSKKQLIKPTRFFEAHKRAIEYQPGETVHGKKETDWSYRLQLISDTFLNTMTLTNQLDKGCDSIDYLSKKDTDSEITIEWLPERKLVKSFTLVSDHHQEKWQLVKLTEQAKIIQSYFTALDKYQTTDFADIGDDHTDPFLTNMVTLGFIEPGASGFYDDKGKALSGGHHH